One window from the genome of Dasypus novemcinctus isolate mDasNov1 chromosome 26, mDasNov1.1.hap2, whole genome shotgun sequence encodes:
- the LOC105745078 gene encoding uncharacterized protein: MPPILSPTSSVPPSSPPHPLSPTSLSPHPLPHLRHPPTVSSPPPAPPPVSPPPPLSPPSSLPTSSTPHSLTSHIPASSASSAPSTQAPTCRRVRLLEPGPLHARRAHPASVTARPGACRSRRPGLPAVLCDPASLPLKTFWGLPVLSAERPEASAWPWGPVRSGPAHPSTPEPPPAFSVPPAASCCSARARGHCAPPASPLFCCLEGSPFTSLAPRASSSRKPSLPPSLGLRPAVDAVPEHLPHPLRGGNCVARSPSVLLRGGAEGEAGVLWKVPGTWHTVGAQSVVLKDRRDKEREGGLSTRVGGAEGRDPQDPPAAQGQRSTEGPPAEEAGQPGAAWARKVAGQRGHGAG, encoded by the coding sequence ATGCCCCCCATCCTCTCCCCCACATCCAGCGTCCCCCCATCCTCTCCCCCACATCCACTGTCCCCCACATCCTTATCCCCCcatcctctcccccacctccGGCACCCCCCCACAGTCTCTTCCCCACCTCCAGCACCCCCCCCAgtctctcccccacctccactgtcCCCCCCATCCTCACTCCCCACCTCCAGCACCCCCCACAGCCTCACCTCCCACATCCCAGCATCCTCTGCATCCTCAGCCCCCAGCACCCAAGCGCCCACATGCCGGCGAGTGCGCCTCCTAGAGCCGGGCCCCCTCCATGCCCGCCGTGCCCATCCTGCCTCCGTCACCGCCCGCCCGGGTGCCTGCAGGAGCCGCCGCCCTGGTCTCCCTGCGGTCCTCTGTGATCCTGCCAGTCTCCCTCTTAAAACCTTCTGGGGCCTCCCTGTGCTCTCAGCAGAAAGACCAGAAGCCTCCGCTTGGCCGTGGGGCCCTGTGCGGTCcggccctgcccacccctccaccccagagCCCCCGCCTGCCTTCTCCGTTCCCCCCGCGGCCTCTTGCTGTTCCGCCCGGGCGCGAGGCCACTGCGCCCCTCCAGCTTCGCCCTTGTTCTGCTGCCTGGAAGGCTCTCCCTTCACCTCCTTAGCGCCTCGTgcctcttcctccaggaagccctccctgccccccagcctgGGCCTCAGGCCCGCTGTGGACGCTGTTCCAGAACACCTGCCCCACCCTTTGAGGGGCGGCAACTGCGTGGCTCGATCGCCGTCTGTCCTCCTGCGAGGCGGGGCTGAGGGGGAAGCCGGGGTTCTCTGGAAGGTTCCCggcacctggcacacagtaggtgctcagtcagTGGTGTTGAAGGACCGGAGGgacaaagaaagggagggaggactCAGCACCAGGGTGGGGGGCGCCGAGGGCCGAGACCCTCAGGACCCCCCAGCGGCTCAGGGGCAGCGCAGCACGGAGGGCCCCCCGGcggaggaggcagggcagcctGGCGCGGCCTGGGCCAGGAAGGTGGCCGGCCAGCGTGGCCACGGGGCGGGCTGA